The window GAGTGAGGCGCCCGCCGAAGCGGGCCGACGGCGGCTGACACACGAGGAGGAGACGGGCATGCAGAAGAAGATCGCGATCCTGGTCCGCGACCGGCAGAGCGAGGCGTTGCGCATGTCGGCGGGGATGATCCTGGCCGACGACGCGGTGAGCGTCTTCGTGCTCGACCGCAAGGTGGAGGCGACGCCGGAGAACGCGGCGAACATCGAGCTGCTCAAGGACATGGACCAGCACGTCTACACCAACACCCCCGAGAACCCGGAGCTGGAGCTGCTGAGCAACGCGGCGATCGCCGAGCTGCTGGCGCAGCACGACAACATCATCCCGTACTAGCCGCCGGGCGCGGAAGGAGGAACGGCGTTGAAGATACTCCACCTGATCAAGAAGGACCTCTCCCCCACCGAGCGCGCCATCGTGGACGCGCACCGGGCCGCCCACGACACGACGGTGATCGACCTGCGCACCGACCGGGACTACGCGGCGATCGTCACCCGCATCTTCGCCGCGGACCGCGTCATCAGCTGGTAGGGGGAAGGGACATGAAGCTCGGCATCTTCGTCAACACGAACACGCAGCTGGCCGCGGTGCTCGGCATCACGGACGCCGCGCTGGCGCAGGGGCACACGGTCGACATCTTCGCGATGGACGACGGCACCCGGCTGCTCTCCGATCCCGCGTTCGCGGCGGTCAGCGGCAAGACGGGCGTCACCATGGCGTTCTGCGACCACAGCGCCCAGCACCTCGGGACCAAGCCGGCGTCGCTGCCCGGATCCATATCCTGCGGCAGCCAGTTCGAGAACGCGACGATGAACCACGAGGTGGACCGCCTCATCGTCCTCTAGGGGAGGGAGACTGAACGCGGACGTTAACCCGTCATGACATGTTGTCAGGGGCGCATGTCATTCTGTCCGCCAGAAAGTCTTGTGATTGTGAAGTCTCTCACCATGCCTGCCGCGCGGGGAAGAAAACCGGGATTCCCCCTCCGTGCTCTCGCAAGTGCCCGATGGCATGGAACTTGCGGAAGGATTCCCATCGGTATGGTTGAGTCTGTGGGCGCGAACAAGGGAGGGTGAGACCGTGGCGGAAGCGGACGAGAAGAAGAACGCCGTGTGGGCCTACCTGATCACCGGCATGCTCATGCTCATCAGCCTCGCCTACTACAATGTGAGCCAGTACTACATCTACGTCGTCGTCTACATCTGGTTCGGGTTTGCGTACGGCATGATGCTCCAGTACGGCCGCTTCTGCATGGCCTCGGCATCGCGCGATCTCTTCGCCGCGGGAGTCCCGCGCATGGCCGTGGGCGTGCTCGTCGCGCTCATGTTCTTCAGTCTGATCCAGGCGACGCTCCAGTCGACCCACATGAGCACGTTCCACCCCGCGCCCTTCGGCGTCCACACGCTGATCGCCGGCCTCATCTTCGGCGTCGGCATGGTGCTCTCGGGGGGCTGCGCCTCCGGTTCGCTCTACAAGATCGGCGAAGGGAACATGACCTCCGCCGTTGTCGCCTTCTTCGGCCTGTGCATCGGCCAGGCGATCTTCGTCGACGTGAAGTGGTTCGACTTCCTCATGCCCGCGAGCTGGAAGGCCGCCGCGGCCGCCAAGGTGGCCTCCGGGGCGCTCCCCGCCGACAAGGTGACCTCGTCCTTCGACACCTTCCTGGCCGGGTACGTCTGGGACCAGCCGACCGTCCAGCTCTCCCACACCAAGGCGGTTTCGGCCGCGCTGCCGGGGATCTCCAAGTATTTCATCGCCGACGCCCTGATCTGCACCCTCATCCCGGCCGCGCTGGTGCTCGTGGTCATCTACTGGTTCTACAGCCGCAAGGGCTTCATCAAGAAGCGGGCGAAGGCCAAGGGCGGCGCGACCGGCTTCGGCGACGAGGTCGCCGGGCTCTGGGCCATGATCACCGCCTCCAAGCGCACCACCATGATGGGCGTGGTCATCGGCATCGTGGCCGGCCTGCACATCCTCGTGATCAAGGGGATGCAGCTGCGCTTCGGCATCACGAACTTCGCCCAGATCCTGAACCGGATGAACGACGCCGGCCAGATCCACCTCAAGCCCGGCGAGATCGGGGCCTGGGGAACGATGTTCGACCCCGGCTACTGGTACATCACCAGCCAGGAGGGCCAGCTCGGCGGCTGGATCCTGGAGAAGTTCGGCTGGAACATGCGCGACAACATCTTCTTCGGCGTGAACAACGGCCTGCCCGAGCCCTGGCGCAACCCGGCACTCTGGATGTCGATCGGGATCATCTTCGGCGCGATGGTCATGGCGCGCCTGAGCAACGAGTTCAAGTTCAAGATGCCCAAGGGCGAGCTCTGGGTCTGGGCCCTCGCGGGCGGGATGCTGATGGGCCTGGGGTCCCGCCCGGCCCTCGGCTGCAACATCGGCGCCTTCTTCATCCGGGTCGCGGGCGGCGACCCCAGCGGCTGGCTCTACGGCGCCGGGATGGTCGGCGGCGCCTACTTCGGCGTCAAGTTCTTCAACTGGTGGTCCGAGCGCAAGATGGCCAAGGAGATGGAGTCGTTCTAGGCGGCGGATTCGGCAATCACACGCAGGGGAGGATGTTCTCATGGCGATGAAGTTCGAGAAGACCGGCGACGGCACGTACCTGCTCGACGTCTGCGGCTACGTCTGCCCCCACCCCCAGATCTACACCAAGAAGTCGCTCGAGAAGATGGCCGAGGGTGACACCGTGCAGGTCGTGCTTGACAACCCCTCGTCCGTCGAGACGATCGTCCAGATGTGCGACCAGGTGGGCAACGAAGTGCTCGAGCGCAAGACCGAGGGTGGCAAGATCTACCTCAAGATCCAGAAGGGGTAGCCCTG is drawn from bacterium and contains these coding sequences:
- a CDS encoding DsrE family protein; this encodes MKLGIFVNTNTQLAAVLGITDAALAQGHTVDIFAMDDGTRLLSDPAFAAVSGKTGVTMAFCDHSAQHLGTKPASLPGSISCGSQFENATMNHEVDRLIVL
- a CDS encoding YeeE/YedE family protein, which encodes MAEADEKKNAVWAYLITGMLMLISLAYYNVSQYYIYVVVYIWFGFAYGMMLQYGRFCMASASRDLFAAGVPRMAVGVLVALMFFSLIQATLQSTHMSTFHPAPFGVHTLIAGLIFGVGMVLSGGCASGSLYKIGEGNMTSAVVAFFGLCIGQAIFVDVKWFDFLMPASWKAAAAAKVASGALPADKVTSSFDTFLAGYVWDQPTVQLSHTKAVSAALPGISKYFIADALICTLIPAALVLVVIYWFYSRKGFIKKRAKAKGGATGFGDEVAGLWAMITASKRTTMMGVVIGIVAGLHILVIKGMQLRFGITNFAQILNRMNDAGQIHLKPGEIGAWGTMFDPGYWYITSQEGQLGGWILEKFGWNMRDNIFFGVNNGLPEPWRNPALWMSIGIIFGAMVMARLSNEFKFKMPKGELWVWALAGGMLMGLGSRPALGCNIGAFFIRVAGGDPSGWLYGAGMVGGAYFGVKFFNWWSERKMAKEMESF
- a CDS encoding sulfurtransferase TusA family protein, coding for MAMKFEKTGDGTYLLDVCGYVCPHPQIYTKKSLEKMAEGDTVQVVLDNPSSVETIVQMCDQVGNEVLERKTEGGKIYLKIQKG